A section of the Ictalurus punctatus breed USDA103 chromosome 8, Coco_2.0, whole genome shotgun sequence genome encodes:
- the eif1ad gene encoding probable RNA-binding protein EIF1AD isoform X2: MSKATKRKHVVKEVLGDYITPNEKQQIMRIMGSNGNNLHEAVTESGERFLLSMPTKFRKNIWIKRDPIEEGDKVKGEISFILYRDHIHYLRKLGIWPKGFEAGGVRKQMQEEAQKKETKSKEQDEGECDSSDSEDERDLFVNTNRATVQYSESDEDSDEEEEDKDEEGAENI; encoded by the exons ATGTCCAAAGCAACCAAGCGCAAGCATGTTGTCAAGGAAGTTCTAGGGGACTACATCACACCTAATGAGAAACAGCAGATTATGAGG ATTATGGGAAGCAATGGCAATAACCTTCATGAGGCTGTGACTGAGAGTGGTGAGAGATTTCTGCTCAGCATGCCCACAAAGTTCCGCAAGAACATTTGGATCAAAAGAG ATCCTATTGAGGAAGGTGACAAGGTGAAAGGAGAGATCAGCTTCATTCTGTACAGGGACCATATTCACTATTTGAGGAAACTTGGCATCTG gcctaaAGGATTTGAGGCGGGTGGAGTAAGAAAGCAGATGCAGGAAGAAGCGCAGAAAAAGGAAACTAAAAGCAAAGAGCAAGATGAGGGAGAGTGCGACAGCAGTGACTCTGAGGATGAACGGGACCTTTTCGTAAACACAAACCGAGCCACTGTGCAGTACAGTGAGAGTGATGAAGACTCagatgaagaagaggaggacAAAGATGAGGAAGGAGCAGAGAACATTTAG
- the fermt3b gene encoding fermitin family homolog 3b, producing MAAWDLSVSVEELGPEAPPIKISVTSDLHIGGVILKIVEKTQMQQDWSDHAIWWEQKQQWVLRTSWTLDKCGIHADARLHFTPQHKPLRLGLPNGITLRLRVCFSSSMFRTVQGICRILNIRHPEELSLLRPVEEKKKKKDKDSVEEEYDLTDVPLTSGSVPTLYNGMPAHFADSPKTEAVYKILSVCQPSPAPETIAKLYRPASKVDKTHIQSRWLDSSRSLMEQGIQENEKLWLRFKYYTFHDMEPKYDEVRLTQLYEQARWAILLEDNDCTEEEMMLFGALQYHIGKLSMSQDGNANQGMDDLDSALKSLEVKIVGDNSNTNQLENMTPPELNDYLKIFRPRRLTLRDYKQYWFKFQDTSIFYYKSKEDSFGEPIQQLHLKGCEVAPDVNIAGQKFCIKLLIPVPEGMTEVYLRCENEKQYSEWMAACKLGSKGLTLLDPSYQSEVKNIQSFLAMQHSSSSGSTVQADEVINTQSLVSPRYNKKYKAKQLTPRILEAYQNVAQLSLTAAILKFLQIWQSLPDFGISYFMVRFKGSRKDEVLGIANNRLIRIDLGVGDVVKTWRYNHMRQWNVNWDIRQVAIEFDGNINIAFSCVTADCKIVHEYIGGYIFMSTRAREKSDTLNEDLFHKLTGGHEAL from the exons aTGGCGGCATGGGACCTGTCAGTCAGTGTGGAGGAACTAGGCCCTGAAGCTCCACCCATTAAAATCAGCGTAACCTCTGACCTTCACATAGGCGGGGTCATTCTGAAAATTGTAGAAAAAACAC AGATGCAGCAGGATTGGTCAGACCATGCAATTTGGTGGGAGCAGAAGCAGCAGTGGGTCTTGCGGACATCCTGGACACTCGATAAATGTGGGATCCATGCGGATGCTCGACTGCACTTCACCCCCCAACACAAGCCTCTTCGGCTGGGCCTGCCTAACGGAATCACCTTGCGGCTCCGTGTCTGCTTCTCCAGCTCCATGTTCCGTACTGTGCAGGGAATCTGCAGGATTTTGA ACATCCGCCATCCAGAGGAACTGTCTCTGCTAAGGCCagtggaggagaaaaagaaaaagaaagacaaagattCTGTGGAGGAGGAGTATGACCTAACAGACGTCCCACTGACATCAG GATCAGTTCCAACTCTGTATAATGGCATGCCGGCTCATTTTGCTGACTCCCCTAAAACTGAGGCTGTCTATAAGATTCTGTCTGTGTGCCAGCCGTCTCCTGCTCCGGAGACCATCGCTAAACTCTACCGACCAGCCAGCAAGGTGGACAAAACACACATCCAAAGCAG ATGGTTGGATTCATCACGATCACTCATGGAGCAGGGAATACAGGAGAATGAGAAGCTGTGGTTACGCTTCAAATACTACACCTTTCATGACATGGAAcccaag TACGATGAGGTGCGTCTGACGCAGCTGTATGAGCAGGCACGCTGGGCAATCCTTCTGGAGGATAACGACTGTACTGAGGAAGAGATGATGCTGTTTGGAGCCCTGCAG TACCATATAGGGAAGCTGTCAATGTCACAGGATGGTAATGCCAACCAAGGCATGGATGACCTGGACTCTGCCCTGAAATCTCTTGAGGTCAAGATTGTGGGAGATAACAGCAACACAAACCAGCTG GAAAACATGACCCCTCCAGAACTGAATGACTATTTGAAAATATTTCG GCCCAGGAGACTAACTCTGAGGGACTACAAACAATACTGGTTCAAATTTCAGGACACTTCTATCTTCTATTACAAGAGTAAAGAAGATAGCTTCGGAGAGCCCATCCAGCAATTGCACCTGAAAg GCTGTGAAGTGGCTCCTGATGTGAACATAGCAGGACAGAAGTTCTGTATCAAACTCCTCATCCCAGTGCCAGAGGGCATGACGGAGGTATATCTGCGATGTGAGAAT GAGAAGCAGTACTCTGAGTGGATGGCGGCCTGTAAGCTGGGGTCTAAAGGCCTGACCTTGCTGGACCCTTCTTATCAGAGTGAAGTGAAAAACATCCAGTCCTTCTTGGCCATGCAGCACTCCAGTTCATCTGGTTCAACTGTACAGGCTGACGAAGTCATTAACACACAGAGCCTTGTCTCACCTCGctacaacaaaaaatacaaggCCAAACAG TTAACCCCACGGATCCTGGAGGCTTATCAGAACGTGGCTCAGCTCTCCCTTACAGCAGCTATTTTGAAGTTCCTCCAGATCTGGCAGTCCCTGCCTGACTTTGGTATTTCCTATTTCATGGTCAG atttaagGGTAGTCGTAAAGACGAGGTCCTGGGCATTGCAAACAATCGCCTGATCCGTATCGACCTGGGAGTTGGAGACGTAGTGAAGACCTGGCGTTACAACCACATGAGGCAGTGGAACGTCAACTGGGACATACGACAG GTGGCCATTGAGTTTGATGGCAACATCAACATAGCCTTCAGCTGTGTGACTGCAGACTGTAAGATAGTGCACGAGTACATTGGGGGCTACATCTTCATGTCAACACGTGCAAGAGAGAAGAGTGACACACTGAATGAGGACCTTTTCCATAAACTCACTGGGGGCCATGAAGCTCTTTAA
- the ctsf gene encoding cathepsin F, which translates to MMDLGLSRCLVLAVCVCAVVRGDDDGRIETAGAPVHLSDSDPGLLKALKFAEDRYNQLSNGMHIRRVSKIISATRQLVKGVRYSITVETGRTQCKKSAELHVPEECEFFQESHKQKTEVCLFEVWNIPWENKSTLLKQKCQPAVPKETKKVVSVPLSRDKPTQETVDLLMQFKDFMVKYNRTYTSQEEAEKRLRIFQQNLKTAQTLQALDQGTVEYGVTKFSDLTENEFRMIYLNPMLNQWSLQKQMKPAAPASKAAPDSWDWREHGAVNNVKNQGLCGSCWAFSVTGNIEGQWFKKTGQLLSLSEQELVDCDKLDQACGGGLPSNAYEAIENLGGLETEIDYSYTGHKQGCEFSSGKVVAYINSSVELPKDENDIAAWLAENGPVSAALNAFAMQFYRKGVSHPLKILCNPWMIDHAVLLVGYGDRNGVPFWAIKNSWGEDYGEHGYYYLYRGSNLCGINKMCSSAVVD; encoded by the exons ATGATGGATCTGGGCCTTAGCCGCTGCCTCGtcctggctgtgtgtgtgtgcgcggttGTGAGAGGAGATGATGATGGACGCATTGAGACTGCAGGAGCTCCAGTGCATTTGTCCGACTCGGACCCGGGACTTCTTAAAGCACTCAAATTCGCTGAAGATCGCTACAACCAGCTGTCTAACGGAATGCACATCCGCAGAGTCAGTAAGATCATATCTGCTACCAGACAG CTTGTGAAGGGAGTGAGATACAGCATCACTGTAGAGACTGGAAGAACTCAGTGTAAGAAGTCTGCAGAGCTGCATGTTCCTGAGGAGTGTGAATTTTTCCAAGAGTCACACAAACAGAAG ACGGAGGTGTGTTTGTTTGAAGTGTGGAACATTCCCTGGGAGAACAAGTCCACTCTACTCAAACAGAAATGTCAGCCTGCAG TTCCAAAGGAGACTAAAAAGGTTGTGAGTGTCCCTCTGTCTCGTGACAAGCCCACCCAG GAAACTGTAGACCTTCTGATGCAGTTCAAAGACTTCATGGTCAAGTACAACCGCACGTATACCTCTCAGGAAG AGGCTGAGAAGCGTCTGCGTATTTTCCAGCAGAATCTGAAAACAGCGCAGACCCTGCAGGCTCTGGACCAGGGAACAGTGGAGTATGGTGTTACCAAATTCAGCGACCTTACAG AGAATGAGTTCAGGATGATTTACCTGAACCCCATGTTGAATCAGTGGAGCCTACAGAAACAGATGAAGCCAGCAGCTCCAGCAAGTAAGGCCGCTCCGGACAGCTGGGACTGGCGAGAACACGGAGCTGTCAATAATGTCAAGAACCAG GGCTTATGTGGTTCATGCTGGGCTTTCTCTGTCACTGGGAACATTGAAGGCCAGTGGTTCAAGAAAACTGGACAACTGCTGTCCCTCTCAGAGCAAG agttGGTGGACTGTGATAAGCTGGATCAAGCATGTGGCGGCGGACTTCCATCCAACGCATATGAAGCTATTGAAAACCTTG GGGGTCTTGAGACAGAGATAGACTACAGCTACACAGGACACAAGCAGGGTTGTGAGTTCTCCTCTGGGAAAGTGGTGGCCTACATCAACAGCTCTGTAGAACTGCCCAAGGACGAAAACG atatTGCTGCTTGGCTGGCTGAGAATGGCCCTGTCTCTGCTGCCCTCAATGCTTTTGCGATGCAG ttcTACAGAAAGGGAGTGTCTCACCCTCTGAAGATTCTATGCAACCCCTGGATGATCGATCACGCTGTGCTACTTGTCGGATATGGAGACC GTAACGGCGTACCATTCTGGGCCATTAAGAACAGTTGGGGAGAAGACTACGGAGAGCAT GGTTACTACTACCTGTACAGAGGATCCAATCTGTGTGGAATTAACAAGATGTGTTCCTCTGCGGTGGTTGACTAG
- the eif1ad gene encoding probable RNA-binding protein EIF1AD isoform X1, producing MSKATKRKHVVKEVLGDYITPNEKQQIMRIMGSNGNNLHEAVTESGERFLLSMPTKFRKNIWIKRGDFVIVDPIEEGDKVKGEISFILYRDHIHYLRKLGIWPKGFEAGGVRKQMQEEAQKKETKSKEQDEGECDSSDSEDERDLFVNTNRATVQYSESDEDSDEEEEDKDEEGAENI from the exons ATGTCCAAAGCAACCAAGCGCAAGCATGTTGTCAAGGAAGTTCTAGGGGACTACATCACACCTAATGAGAAACAGCAGATTATGAGG ATTATGGGAAGCAATGGCAATAACCTTCATGAGGCTGTGACTGAGAGTGGTGAGAGATTTCTGCTCAGCATGCCCACAAAGTTCCGCAAGAACATTTGGATCAAAAGAG GTGATTTTGTCATTGTAGATCCTATTGAGGAAGGTGACAAGGTGAAAGGAGAGATCAGCTTCATTCTGTACAGGGACCATATTCACTATTTGAGGAAACTTGGCATCTG gcctaaAGGATTTGAGGCGGGTGGAGTAAGAAAGCAGATGCAGGAAGAAGCGCAGAAAAAGGAAACTAAAAGCAAAGAGCAAGATGAGGGAGAGTGCGACAGCAGTGACTCTGAGGATGAACGGGACCTTTTCGTAAACACAAACCGAGCCACTGTGCAGTACAGTGAGAGTGATGAAGACTCagatgaagaagaggaggacAAAGATGAGGAAGGAGCAGAGAACATTTAG
- the trpt1 gene encoding tRNA 2'-phosphotransferase 1: MDGQHRGKGSRGRGGGWRRNQDESRDMRLSRSLTYALRHGAAKLGLNMGSDGFIFVDELLSHGQFSSFSPEDVERVVAMDDKQRLKLQVHPENGRLQIRANQGHTVQVQDLELTAVVLDAPDCPQEAVHGSYMKHWPSIRSQGLCRMDRTHIHLAPGLPGEGQVISGMRHNCDLAVYINVHKALADGIEFYWSENKVLLTPGDADGVLGPQYFLRAQRLKPSSCDLDLE; the protein is encoded by the exons ATGGACGGGCAGCATCGCGGTAAAGGaagcagaggaagaggaggagggtgGAGAAGAAACCAAGATGAG AGCAGAGACATGCGTCTGTCCAGATCCCTGACTTATGCCCTGAGACATGGTGCTGCTAAGCTGGGGCTTAATATgggctcag ACggctttatatttgtggatgaACTCCTGAGTCATGGACAGTTCAGCTCATTTTCACCAGAGGATGTAGAGAGAGTGGTGGCCATGGATGACAAGCAGCGCCTTAAATTGCAAGTCCATCCTGAGAATGGACGCCTACAGATCCGAGCCAATCAAGGACATACTGTACAG gtccAGGACCTAGAATTGACGGCAGTGGTTCTGGATGCTCCAGACTGTCCACAGGAGGCCGTTCATGGGTCCTACATGAAGCATTGGCCGTCAATCCGTAGCCAGGGCCTGTGCAGGATGGACAGAACACACATCCACTTGGCACCTGGGCTGCCTGGAGAAGGCCAAGTTATCAGTG GGATGAGACATAATTGTGATCTTGCTGTGTACATCAATGTCCACAAAGCTCTAGCAG ATGGAATTGAATTTTACTGGTCAGAAAATAAAGTGCTGTTGACGCCAGGTGACGCTGACGGAGTGTTGGGTCCTCAATATTTCTTGCGTGCACAAAGACTGAAACCTTCAT CATGCGATCTGGATCTGGAATAG